The Streptomyces sp. NBC_00775 genome includes the window ATCCTCCACAAGCTCCGGAAGCAGGGCTACGAGCGCCCGCTGGACCTGCGGCTCAACTACTCCGTTACGGGCCAGGAGTGGAACACCTACGGCTTCGCGCCCGCCGTCTGGTCGGCCGGCGGCGATCTCATCGACCCCAGGAACCATCGCACGGCCGACGGCTTCCTCAACAGCCCCGAGGCGGTCAAGGCGCTCACGACGATGCAGAGCTGGGCCAAGGAGGGGCTGATCGACCCGGACAAGGACGACAAGGCCTTCGTGGCGGGCCGTAGCCCCCTCTCCTGGGTGGGGCACTGGATGTACCCCGACTACACCAAGGCGTTCCCCGGTGATGTGAAGATCGTCCCGCTGCCCGACTTCGGCAAGGGCACGGTGACCGGGATGGGATCCTGGCAGTGGGGCGTCACCACGGGCGCCACCGATGGCGACGCGGTCTGGCGGTTCCTCGCCTATCTGCTCAAGCCCGACCAGATCCACCGCATGACCGTGGCGAACGGGGCGATCCCGGCGACGAACAGCGCCGTGAGGATCTCGCCGTCCTTCGCCGAGGGCGGCCCCGAGCATCTGTTCATCGAGCAGCTGAGGACCGTCGCGCGGCCCCGCTCGCAGACGCCCGCCTATCCCGCTGTGACCATGGCCTTCTCCAAGGCCTTCGCGAAGATCGTCGTGGACCTGGCCCCGGTCAAGCCCGCACTGGACCAGGCGGTCCGTGAGATCGACAAGGATCTGGCCGACCACCAGGGTTACCCGTCTGGCGGGCCATGAGACCCGGCGGCCGGCGCCCGGCCGGGCCCCGCCCGCCGCTGCTCGCGCGGCTGCGGGTGGGCACCAAGCTCATGCTGCTCGTCCTGCTGCCGGTCACCGGACTGCTCGCCTTCACGGTCTTCTCGGCCCTGGCCCAGTGGCAGGAGGCGCGCACCCTGGAGGACTTCAGGGCCTCGACCAAGGTTTCCTTCGCGACGGCCGGGCTCTACGAGGCCGTCGCCCGCGAGCGCTTCGCGGAGGTCCTCGCCGAGGCGGCCCCGGACCGTACGGACGCGGCGGCCGAGCGGGACGCGGCCAGGGGCGCCACCCACCGCGCCCTGACCGCCGCCGAGGGCGCCGCGGCCGGGCACATGGGACAACCCGACGTCCTCGGCGTCCTCGACTCCCTGCGCAACCAACTCCACGCGGCCCGGCTGGAGTCGGACAGCGGGTCACTGACCCCGGCGCGGATCGAGCAGCGGTACGCGACTGTCGCGAGGTATCTGCTCGACACCGTCCGCCGCCTCGACTCCAGCCGCCCCACGCGGGCCTCGGGCCGCTCCGGCGACGCCTATCTGGCGATCCTGGGCGCCGTCGAGGCCGCCGAGCGGGAACGCGTCGAGCTCGCCGTCCTGCTCGCGGCGCCGCGCCAGGACGGCCACGGCGGCCCCGCCAACCGCTGGCCCGCCCTGGAGAGCGCCCAGCTCGACACCTTCCGCCAGACCGCCTCCGGGCCGCTCCGCGCCCGCCTCTCCCGCGCCCTGTTGCTGCCCGCGGGCCGCACCGTGCGCGCGACCCGTGACACCCTCATGGCCTCCGAGGGCGCCACCAAGCGACTCCCTTCCCTGGAGGGCTGGCTCACGGCCTCCGGCGACCGGCTCACCGCCCTGCGCGGCATCGCCCACGCCGCAGCCGTCGAACTGGCCGCCGACGCCGACCACGACCTGAAGAGCGCCCAGGACCGGGGCGAACGCGAACTCGCCCTCTCCGTAGGGGTCCTTTTCGCGCTCACCCTCCTCGCCCTGACCCTGAGCCGCTCCATCACGCGCCCGCTCACCGTGGTGTCCCAGGGCGCCAAGTCGCTCGCCGCCGGCGACCTGTCGTACGACGTCCACTACAGGGGGCGCGACGAGATCGGCGTCGTCGCCGACACCTTCCGCGAACTCCATGTCACGAGCGAGCGGCTCGCCGCCGAGATCCGCACCATGAACACGGCGTTCGACGACAACCGGCTCGGCCACCGCGCGGACGTCGCCGCGTTCGACGGGACCTGGGCGCAGCTGCTGGGCGGCATGAACGACACCATGGCGTCCTTCGCCGCCGCGCACGGCAGACGCCGCAAGGCCGAGCGGGAGCTGGCGAGCATCTTCACCCTCTCCCTCGACCTGCTGTGCATCTGCGGGATCGACGGCTACTTCAAGCGCGTGAACCCGGCCTTCGAGCGAAATCTGGGATACCCCGCCGACGTGCTTCTCACCAAGCCCTGGCTGGAGTTCGTCCACCCGGAGGACCGAGCACGCACGCGTGCCGCCCTCGACCGCCTGGCCGACGGCGTCGAGCTCGCCGAGTTCGAGAACCGCTGCCTGCGCGGTGACGGCACCGAGCGCTGGCTCCAGTGGAGCGCCCGCCCGGTGACCGGAGAGGGCCTCGTCTACGCCGCCGCGCGCGACGTCACCGAGAGTCGCCGGGCCGACCGCGAGCAGGCCGCGCTGCGCCGCGTCGCCACCCGCGTGGCCCACGGCGACACGCCGCACGAGGTGTTCGCGGCGGTCGCGCGCGAGGTGGGTCTGGCGCTGAGCACGGCGGCAGCGGCCGTTCTGCGGTACGAGGCCGACGGTGCCGTCACGGTCCTCGGCTCGGCTCACGCGGTCGGGGGCGCGGGCGAGGAGGCGGCCGCCGTGGTGGCCGAGACCCGCCGGGCGGCCCGCGCCGGACGCTCGGTCGGCGCCCCGATCGTCGTCGACGACCGTCTGTGGGGCGCCGTCGTCGCGGCCCCGACGGGCCCGGAACCACTGCCTCCGGGCACCGAGTCCCGGCTCGCCGACTTCACCGAACTCGTCGCCACCGCCATCGCCAACGCCGACAGCCGGGCCCAGCTCAGGGCCTCACGCGCGCGCGTGGTGGCCGCTTCGGACGCCTCCCGGCGCCGTATCGAGCGCGATCTGCACGACGGCGTCCAGCAGCGCCTCGTCTCGCTCCAACTGGAGCTGCGGATGGCCGAGTCCATGATGGACGACCAGTCGGCCGAATTCGTCGAGCAGTTGGCGCACATCAGCAAAGGCCTGGACGACACCTTCGAGGATCTGCTGCACATCTCCCGCGGCATCCACCCCGCGATCCTTTCCAAGGGCGGCCTGGGCCCTGCCCTGCGAGCGCTGGCCCGCCGCTCTGCCGTCCCCGTGGAACTGGATCTCCGGCTGCCCTCCGTCCGCCTTCCGGAACAGACTGAGGTCGCGGTCTACTACGTGACCTCCGAAAGCCTCACCAACGCCGCCAAACACGCCCGCGCCACCGTCGTGCAGGTCGCGGCACGGACGTACGACGACGTCCTTGAGGTATCCATCGGCGACGACGGGAGCGGGGGCGCCGAACCGGGCGGCGGCTCGGGTCTCATCGGGCTCATCGACCGCGTCGAGGCGATCGGCGGCAAGCTCGCGATCAGCAGCCCGCCGGGGAGAGGCACGACCCTGACCATCCGGCTGCCGTTGCGGGAACGGCCAACAGATGTGTGACCGCCCGGGGCGTACACGGAGCGGGTCCTGTACGGGGTCCGTTTCCGGGGAGACCCGCTGCGCGCGAGCCGCAGACGCCGGGCAGGCCCGCGCGAGGCCGGGGTCCCACGGGTCGAGGGCATGGCGGAGGGGCGCCACCTCGTCCTCGTACCGGCGGACACGGACCGACCACCGTCGTCTCTCGATCCGTGTCCGCCGCGTCTCCCGCAGCCTTCGACCGTTCGACCCGCCGCCCCTCGCCCGGGGCGGCCGGTCCCCTGCGTCTGCACTGGTTCGAGCATCGCGCCGGAAGGTCCCCATGTCGTCACGGCCAGCCCCCAATTCCGCTTACGGCTAGCCGTAACTCATCGGGTCCGACAGGCTGTTGGGGACGCGCGCAGGAACACACCACCGCGCCGCACGGGTCGGGCAAAAGGGGCCGGGACCATGGACGCCAATCAGCAGCCCGCGCGGGGGCGGATCGTCCTCGCCGACGACGACGTCCTGCTCAGGGAGGGCCTGGCGAGCCTCTGCGAGCGGGTCGGCTACGAGGTGGTCGGACAGGCCGGTGACGCCGAGCGGCTCCTGGAGCTGGTCGTCAACGAGCGCCCGGACCTGGCGGTCGTCGACATAAGGATGCCGCCGAACCACTCGACCGAGGGCCTGAAGGCGGCCCGTACGATCCGCGAGCGCCACCCGGGCACCGGCATCCTGGTCCTGTCGGCGTTCGTCGAGGTCGAGGACGCCCTGGAGCTGCTGGCGGGCGGACGCCAGGTCGGCTACCTCCTCAAGAGCCGGGTCACCGTCGTGGACGATTTCATCGAGTCGCTCGACCGGATCCGCAAGGGCGGTTCGGTCGTCGACCCCTCCCTGGTGCAGGAGCTGTTCTCGGCCCGGCGGCGCGACGACCCGCTGTCCTTCCTCAGCGCCCGCGAGCGCGAGGTCCTCGCCCTGATGGCCGAGGGCCGCTCGAACGCCGGCATCGGCCGCCGGCTGTGGGTCACCGAGGGCACCATCGAGAAGCACGTCCGCAGCATCCTCGGCAAACTCCACCTCCAGGAGGACACCGACGATCACCGCCGTGTGCTGGCCGTGCTGACGTTCCTGGAGTCCCGATAGGGCCTGACCGGGAGGCCGCCCGGCAAGCCGTCCGGCGTTGTCCACAGGGTCGCCGCGCTGTCAGCCCTCGCCAGTAGGGTGTGTGACATGGCCGACCCCTCCAGCTACCGCCCCAAGCCGGGACAGATCCCGGACTCTCCCGGGGTGTACAAATTCCGCGACGAGCACCGCCGGGTGATCTACGTCGGAAAGGCGAAGAGCCTGCGCCAGCGCCTGGCGAGCTACTTCCAGGACCTGGCGAACCTCCACCCGCGCACCCGCACCATGGTCACGACGGCCGCGTCGGTGGAGTGGACGGTCGTGTCCACGGAGGTCGAGGCACTTCAGCTGGAGTACTCCTGGATCAAGGAGTTCGACCCACGGTTCAACGTCAAGTACCGCGACGACAAGAGCTACCCGTACCTCGCGGTGACCATGAACGAGGAGTTCCCGCGCGTGCAGGTCATGCGCGGCCAGAAGCGCAAGGGCGTGCGCTACTTCGGTCCGTACGGACACGCGTGGGCGATCCGCGACACCGTCGACCTGCTGCTGCGCGTCTTCCCCGTCCGCACCTGCTCCGCCGGCGTCTTCAAGAACGCGGCCCGCACGGGTCGCCCCTGCCTCCTCGGCTACATCGGCAAGTGCTCCGCCCCCTGCGTCGAGCGCGTCTCCGCCGAGGAACACCGCGAACTGGCCGAGGAGTTCTGCGACTTCATGGCCGGCCGTACGGGGACGTACCTCCGCCGCCTCGAAAAGCAGATGACCGACGCGGCCGAGGAGATGGAGTACGAGCGGGCGGCCCGCCTGCGCGACGACATCGAGGCCCTGAAGAAGGCCATGGAGAAGAACGCGGTCGTGCTCGCCGACGCGACCGACGCCGACCTGATGGCCGTCGCCGAGGACGAACTGGAAGCCGCCGTGCAGATCTTCCACGTACGCGGCGGCCGGGTGCGCGGCCAGCGTGGCTGGGTCACGGACAAGGTGGAGGCCGTCACCACCGGTGACCTGGTCGAGCACGCGCTCCAGCAGCTCTACGGGGAGGAGACGGGCGACTCCGTCCCCAAGGAAGTGCTCGTCCCCGCGCTGCCCGACCCGGTGGAGCCCGTCCAGGAGTGGCTCACCGAGCGGCGCGGGTCGAACGTGTCGCTCCGCATCCCGCAGCGCGGCGACAAGAAGGCGCTCATGGAGACCGTGCGGCGCAACGCGCTCCAGTCGCTCGCGCTGCACAAGACCAAGCGTGCCTCCGACCTGACCACCCGCTCGCGCGCCCTGGAGGAGATCGCCGAGGCCCTCGACCTGGACAGCGCGCCCCTGCGGATCGAGTGCTACGACATCTCGCACCTCCAGGGCGACGACGTCGTGGCCTCGATGGTCGTCTTCGAGGACGGGCTCCAGCGCAAGAGCGAGTACCGGCGCTTCCAGATCAAGGGCTTCGAGGGCCAGGACGACGTCCGGTCCATGCACGAGGTGATCACCCGCCGCTTCAGGCGCTATCTCGCGGAGAAGGAGAAGACGGGGGAGTGGGCCGACGGCGAGACCGGGCTCACGGAGGAAGACGGCCGTCCCAAGCGCTTCGCCTACCCCCCGCAGCTCGTCGTCGTCGACGGCGGCCAGCCGCAGGTCGCGGCCGCCAAGAAGGCCCTCGACGAGCTCGGCATCGACGACATCGCCGTGTGCGGCCTCGCCAAGCGCCTGGAGGAGGTGTGGCTGCCGGAGGACGACGACCCGGTGGTCCTGCCGCGCACCAGCGAGGGGCTGTATCTGCTCCAGCGCGTCCGTGACGAGGCCCATCGCTTCGCGATCACCTACCAGCGCACCAAGCGGGCCAAGCGCTTCAGGGCGAGCCCGCTCGACGATGTGCCGGGCCTGGGCGAGACACGCAAACAGGCGCTGATCAAGCACTTCGGTTCGGTGAAAAAGCTGCGATCCGCGACTATCGACCAGATCTGCGAGGTTCCCGGCATAGGCCGCAAGACGGCCGAGACGATCGCCGTGGCTCTCGCCCAGGCGGCCCCGGCCGCACCCGCCGTGAACACGGCGACAGGAGAGATCATGGGAGATGAGGAAGACGGGGCGCCCGAAACGACGGCGGGCTCCCCGGAGGAACCCGTGACCGCGGGAGCCTCGGACGAGCGACGGGGGCAGGAGAGATGACCGAGAACGACGCGCGCGAAGAGGAACGTCCGGCGCAGGGCCAGGGCGCTCACGAAGCACACATGGAGACACGCGAAGATCACCTGGAACAGGAAGCACCCCAGGAAGACGGAGCACAGGTGGGTACGGGTATCGAATCGGCCGGGGTCCCCGAGGCGGCCATCCCCGAGCTGGTGATCATCTCCGGCATGTCCGGAGCGGGCCGGTCGACGGCCGCCAAGTGTCTGGAGGACCTCGGCTGGTTCGTCGTCGACAACCTGCCGCCCGCCCTGATCCCCACCATGGTGGAGCTCGGCGCCCGCTCCCAGGGCAACGTGGCCAGGATCGCGGTCGTCGTCGACGTACGCGGCCGTCGCTTCTTCGACAACCTCCGCGAGTCCCTCGCCGACCTGGAGTCGAAGCACGTCACCCGGCGGATCGTCTTCCTGGAGTCCTCCGACGAGGCCCTGGTGCGCCGCTTCGAGTCCGTGCGCCGCCCGCACCCCCTCCAGGGCGACGGCCGCATCGTCGACGGCATCGACGCCGAGCGCGAGCTGCTGCGCGAGCTGCGCGGCGACGCCGACCTGGTCATCGACACCTCCAGCCTGAACGTGCACGAGCTGCGCGCCAAGATGGACGCCCAGTTCGCCGGCGAGGAGGAGCCCGAGCTGCGGGCCACCGTCATGTCCTTCGGCTTCAAGTACGGCCTGCCGGTCGACGCCGACCTGGTCGTGGACATGCGGTTCCTGCCCAACCCGCACTGGGTCCCGGAGCTGCGCCCCTTCACCGGTCTGAACGAGGAGGTGTCGGCCTACGTCTTCAATCAGCCCGGCGCCAAGGAGTTCATCGACCGCTACGCCGAGCTGCTCCAGCTCATCGCGGCCGGGTACCGGCGTGAGGGCAAGCGCTATGTGACCATCGCGGTCGGCTGCACCGGCGGCAAGCACCGCTCGGTCGCCACCTCCGAGAAGCTGGCCGCCCGCCTCGTCTCCCAGGGCGTGGAGACCGTGGTCGTACACCGGGACATGGGACGCGAATGACGGGACGTGCCGCTCTGCGGCTCAGCAGGCTGCGCAGGGTGACCCCCGAGGGCAAGGGAGGCAAGCCCGCCGAGGCGCGCGGTGCCAAGCCACGCCGCCGCGGCGCCCAGCCCAAGGTCGTCGCCCTCGGCGGCGGCATGGGCCTGTCCGCCTCGCTCGCCGCCCTGCGCCGGATCACCGGCGACCTCACCGCCGTCGTCACCGTGGCCGACGACGGCGGATCCAGCGGGCGCCTGCGCGACGAGCTGGGCGTGCTCCCGCCCGGCGACCTGCGCAAGGCCCTGGCCGCGCTGTGCGGTGACGACGACTGGGGCCAGACCTGGGCCCGTGTCATCCAGCACCGCTTCCAGTCCAAGGGCGACCTGCACGAGCACGCGGTCGGCAATCTGCTGATCGTCGCCCTGTGGGAGCAGCTCGGCGACCACGTCCAGGCCCTGGACCTGGTCGGCAAGCTGCTGGGCGCGCACGGCCGTGTGCTGCCCATGTCCGCCGTACCCCTGGAGCTCCAGGCCCTGGTCAAGGGGCACGACCCGGAGCGGCCGGAGGACGTCGACACGGTACGGGGGCAGGCGACCGTGGCGCTCACGCCCGGCGAGGTGCAGTCCGTGCACGTCGTGCCGCACGACCCGCCCGCCGTCCCCGAGGCCGTGGCGGCGGTCCTCGACGCGGACTGGGTGGTCCTCGGCCCCGGCTCCTGGTTCTCCTCGGTGATCCCGCATCTGCTGGTGCCCGAGCTCCTCGATGCCCTCACCCAGACGAAGGCGCGCCGGGTACTCTCCCTGAACCTCGCCCCGCAGCCCGGAGAAACCGATGGCTTCTCCCCGCAGCGTCATTTGGAGGTTTTGGGACGACACGCCCCTAAACTCGCCCTGGACGTGGTGCTGGCCGACGAGGCCGCCGTGCCCGACCGCGACTCACTTTCCGACGCCGCCAAGCGGTTCGGCGCCGCGGTCGAGCTGGCGCCGGTGGCCCGGACCGACGGATCTCCGCGGCACGACCCGGAGCTGTTGGCCGCCGCGTACGACCGTATTTTTCGGATGCATGGAAGGATCGGCCCATGGCGATGACGGCAGCGGTGAAGGATGAGATCTCCCGGCTCCCCGTCACCCGGACCTGCTGCAGAAAGGCGGAGGTCTCCGCCATTCTGCGGTTCGCGGGCGGCCTTCACCTGGTGAGCGGCCGGATCGTGATCGAGGCGGAGCTGGACACCGCGATGGCGGCGCGCCGGCTGAAACGGGACATCCTGGAGATCTTCGGCCACAGCTCCGAACTGATCGTGATGGCGCCCGGCGGACTGCGCCGCGGCTCCCGCTATGTCGTACGCGTCGTCGCGGGCGGCGACCAGCTGGCCCGCCAGACCGGGCTCGTCGACGGCCGCGGCCGCCCGATTCGCGGGCTGCCCCCGCAGGTGGTCTCGGGGGCTACCTGCGACGCCGAGGCGGCCTGGCGCGGGGCCTTTCTGGCGCACGGCTCGCTGACCGAGCCGGGCCGCTCCTCCTCCCTGGAGGTGACCTGCCCGGGCCCGGAGGCCGCGCTCGCGCTGGTCGGTGCCGCCCGCCGGCTGTCGATCGCCGCGAAGGCCCGCGAGGTGCGCGGCGTGGACCGGGTGGTCGTCCGCGACGGTGACGCGATCGGCGCGCTGCTCACCCGTCTCGGGGCGCACGAATCCGTGCTGGCCTGGGAGGAGCGCCGGATGCGCCGCGAGGTCCGCGCCACGGCGAACCGGCTCGCCAACTTCGACGACGCCAACCTGCGCCGCTCGGCCCGCGCCGCCGTCGCCGCCGGGGCCCGCGTCCAGCGCGCCCTGGAGATCCTCGCCGACGAGGTGCCGGAGCACCTCGCGGCCGCCGGACGGCTGCGCATGGAGCACAAGCAGGCCTCCCTGGAGGAGCTGGGCGCGCTCGCCGACCCGCCGCTGACCAAGGACGCCGTCGCCGGCCGTATCCGCCGGCTGCTCGCGATGGCCGACAAGCGGGCCCAGGACCTGGGCATCCCCGGGACGGAGTCGAACCTCACCGAGGAGATGGCGGACAACC containing:
- a CDS encoding ABC transporter substrate-binding protein, with the protein product MTLLRRKPPQGRAFLAGVLCAALLAAGCGGGGDDGKRSRTRADTTCDGKLKGTTDITVWFHAGPSGELGTLRAQVKDFNAAQKAVRVELITLPEERPYTDLVESAAASGDLPDLLDFDGPNLYNYAWSGKLKPIDSCVPDSVKNDLLPSIREQGTYEGRLWGVGTFDSGLGLYVRPSVLKKAGIRVPSGPGDAWTATELTGILHKLRKQGYERPLDLRLNYSVTGQEWNTYGFAPAVWSAGGDLIDPRNHRTADGFLNSPEAVKALTTMQSWAKEGLIDPDKDDKAFVAGRSPLSWVGHWMYPDYTKAFPGDVKIVPLPDFGKGTVTGMGSWQWGVTTGATDGDAVWRFLAYLLKPDQIHRMTVANGAIPATNSAVRISPSFAEGGPEHLFIEQLRTVARPRSQTPAYPAVTMAFSKAFAKIVVDLAPVKPALDQAVREIDKDLADHQGYPSGGP
- a CDS encoding PAS domain S-box protein — protein: MRPGGRRPAGPRPPLLARLRVGTKLMLLVLLPVTGLLAFTVFSALAQWQEARTLEDFRASTKVSFATAGLYEAVARERFAEVLAEAAPDRTDAAAERDAARGATHRALTAAEGAAAGHMGQPDVLGVLDSLRNQLHAARLESDSGSLTPARIEQRYATVARYLLDTVRRLDSSRPTRASGRSGDAYLAILGAVEAAERERVELAVLLAAPRQDGHGGPANRWPALESAQLDTFRQTASGPLRARLSRALLLPAGRTVRATRDTLMASEGATKRLPSLEGWLTASGDRLTALRGIAHAAAVELAADADHDLKSAQDRGERELALSVGVLFALTLLALTLSRSITRPLTVVSQGAKSLAAGDLSYDVHYRGRDEIGVVADTFRELHVTSERLAAEIRTMNTAFDDNRLGHRADVAAFDGTWAQLLGGMNDTMASFAAAHGRRRKAERELASIFTLSLDLLCICGIDGYFKRVNPAFERNLGYPADVLLTKPWLEFVHPEDRARTRAALDRLADGVELAEFENRCLRGDGTERWLQWSARPVTGEGLVYAAARDVTESRRADREQAALRRVATRVAHGDTPHEVFAAVAREVGLALSTAAAAVLRYEADGAVTVLGSAHAVGGAGEEAAAVVAETRRAARAGRSVGAPIVVDDRLWGAVVAAPTGPEPLPPGTESRLADFTELVATAIANADSRAQLRASRARVVAASDASRRRIERDLHDGVQQRLVSLQLELRMAESMMDDQSAEFVEQLAHISKGLDDTFEDLLHISRGIHPAILSKGGLGPALRALARRSAVPVELDLRLPSVRLPEQTEVAVYYVTSESLTNAAKHARATVVQVAARTYDDVLEVSIGDDGSGGAEPGGGSGLIGLIDRVEAIGGKLAISSPPGRGTTLTIRLPLRERPTDV
- a CDS encoding response regulator transcription factor, which translates into the protein MDANQQPARGRIVLADDDVLLREGLASLCERVGYEVVGQAGDAERLLELVVNERPDLAVVDIRMPPNHSTEGLKAARTIRERHPGTGILVLSAFVEVEDALELLAGGRQVGYLLKSRVTVVDDFIESLDRIRKGGSVVDPSLVQELFSARRRDDPLSFLSAREREVLALMAEGRSNAGIGRRLWVTEGTIEKHVRSILGKLHLQEDTDDHRRVLAVLTFLESR
- the uvrC gene encoding excinuclease ABC subunit UvrC, whose translation is MADPSSYRPKPGQIPDSPGVYKFRDEHRRVIYVGKAKSLRQRLASYFQDLANLHPRTRTMVTTAASVEWTVVSTEVEALQLEYSWIKEFDPRFNVKYRDDKSYPYLAVTMNEEFPRVQVMRGQKRKGVRYFGPYGHAWAIRDTVDLLLRVFPVRTCSAGVFKNAARTGRPCLLGYIGKCSAPCVERVSAEEHRELAEEFCDFMAGRTGTYLRRLEKQMTDAAEEMEYERAARLRDDIEALKKAMEKNAVVLADATDADLMAVAEDELEAAVQIFHVRGGRVRGQRGWVTDKVEAVTTGDLVEHALQQLYGEETGDSVPKEVLVPALPDPVEPVQEWLTERRGSNVSLRIPQRGDKKALMETVRRNALQSLALHKTKRASDLTTRSRALEEIAEALDLDSAPLRIECYDISHLQGDDVVASMVVFEDGLQRKSEYRRFQIKGFEGQDDVRSMHEVITRRFRRYLAEKEKTGEWADGETGLTEEDGRPKRFAYPPQLVVVDGGQPQVAAAKKALDELGIDDIAVCGLAKRLEEVWLPEDDDPVVLPRTSEGLYLLQRVRDEAHRFAITYQRTKRAKRFRASPLDDVPGLGETRKQALIKHFGSVKKLRSATIDQICEVPGIGRKTAETIAVALAQAAPAAPAVNTATGEIMGDEEDGAPETTAGSPEEPVTAGASDERRGQER
- the rapZ gene encoding RNase adapter RapZ, whose product is MTENDAREEERPAQGQGAHEAHMETREDHLEQEAPQEDGAQVGTGIESAGVPEAAIPELVIISGMSGAGRSTAAKCLEDLGWFVVDNLPPALIPTMVELGARSQGNVARIAVVVDVRGRRFFDNLRESLADLESKHVTRRIVFLESSDEALVRRFESVRRPHPLQGDGRIVDGIDAERELLRELRGDADLVIDTSSLNVHELRAKMDAQFAGEEEPELRATVMSFGFKYGLPVDADLVVDMRFLPNPHWVPELRPFTGLNEEVSAYVFNQPGAKEFIDRYAELLQLIAAGYRREGKRYVTIAVGCTGGKHRSVATSEKLAARLVSQGVETVVVHRDMGRE
- a CDS encoding gluconeogenesis factor YvcK family protein, whose protein sequence is MTGRAALRLSRLRRVTPEGKGGKPAEARGAKPRRRGAQPKVVALGGGMGLSASLAALRRITGDLTAVVTVADDGGSSGRLRDELGVLPPGDLRKALAALCGDDDWGQTWARVIQHRFQSKGDLHEHAVGNLLIVALWEQLGDHVQALDLVGKLLGAHGRVLPMSAVPLELQALVKGHDPERPEDVDTVRGQATVALTPGEVQSVHVVPHDPPAVPEAVAAVLDADWVVLGPGSWFSSVIPHLLVPELLDALTQTKARRVLSLNLAPQPGETDGFSPQRHLEVLGRHAPKLALDVVLADEAAVPDRDSLSDAAKRFGAAVELAPVARTDGSPRHDPELLAAAYDRIFRMHGRIGPWR
- the whiA gene encoding DNA-binding protein WhiA: MAMTAAVKDEISRLPVTRTCCRKAEVSAILRFAGGLHLVSGRIVIEAELDTAMAARRLKRDILEIFGHSSELIVMAPGGLRRGSRYVVRVVAGGDQLARQTGLVDGRGRPIRGLPPQVVSGATCDAEAAWRGAFLAHGSLTEPGRSSSLEVTCPGPEAALALVGAARRLSIAAKAREVRGVDRVVVRDGDAIGALLTRLGAHESVLAWEERRMRREVRATANRLANFDDANLRRSARAAVAAGARVQRALEILADEVPEHLAAAGRLRMEHKQASLEELGALADPPLTKDAVAGRIRRLLAMADKRAQDLGIPGTESNLTEEMADNLAG